Genomic DNA from Telopea speciosissima isolate NSW1024214 ecotype Mountain lineage chromosome 2, Tspe_v1, whole genome shotgun sequence:
GTAATAGGTAATGGAGAAATAGGATCAGAAATACTTgaaaataatgataaatcaGAAGATATATGATCTGTTGCGCCGGAATCAATTATCCAAGGATTAGAGCCAAAAGAGGATGCTAGACAAATGTTACCTGCAAGGTTTGCGAGAGGATGAGTATTACCAACAGGTAGGAGAGCCAATAGCTGCTCAATTTGGGCAGCAGGCAAGATCGGTGCAGAAGAGCTAGAGGCCGCGACAATCAAAGATGGAGGTCGTGCAGGACCACGGGCTGCGGTGGTGGTGATCTTAGGAGTAGGTATGGCCGAGGCGGGTGTGGCAAGTATGGCCgtggaggttgaagatgaatcATCTCCAGGCAAgatggaaaaaaattgaaaaaccaTAATCGATTAGGCCGATAGCATGTTAAGGAGATAGCATAAATATGGGATTGAAGAAGACATCTACCAATCTCTCAATTGGAGTTAGTTTTTAGGATTCTAGCTCCTTCCCGAGTTTTAGTTATTCGTTTATTTTTGTTGGTACGGTAGCAacaacagaggaagaagaaagaagaagaggatgaagaatAGGAACTCATACTGGTTTTAGGTTAAAACCtcatctttttaattttttgattgttttatgggcaaatttcacggacaccccctctaagtattcaatatgtcacggacttgccaaacttggtcaaaatggcaaccttccccctgacgttgAGCAACCAGATgaaatataagggtaaaatcccaaatacaaaccattctcTTCATGGGACCtaccatttcttttcttcttcttcttcgtttctttcTGCTCCACCGCTGCAACCTTTGACCACCACCAATGTCAATGACTTTCATGGCAGCACCTAGAAGGACCATCGTAATCGATGCCCAGGCTCTCATGTCTATCAACCTATAAATACACTTACatatctccatcttcttctactcatcgattcctcttttattttcatttaatttctcTGTTCCTGTTTTGAGTTTTCGTTTCTTGAATCTCAATTCGATTGTTCAagctcaaagaagaagaagaagatgttggCCATTTAACAAGACAGTAGCTCATCCACCAAAGGAGCTGCACAACCTTGATTCTTCAAGGAGTGCTGAAAAGTGTAATCTAATTCCAAAGGAGATTCTCAAGGATTTCCTCTCTTCCCATTCCGTTAATGCCTTTTCCACGTCGTTCAACAGTGCTGTTGTGCTCGCTAATGTTCATCCTGACCGAATCTACTCCCTCCACAACCATAGGTACCCATATTGTGCGATTTTGTTTGTTGCTTTCGAATTTATTCAAGTTTAGATCTGAAATCAAACTGATTATTAGAGACAGAAGGAAGCAATATTGAAgaccattttgtttttttggttacCTGTTCACAGCCGCCGTTCAATCACCCTCTctttccccccttcttcttctccattcaccaTAACCGAACCCATCTCTCCATTGAACTTCAAAattcatctctcttttccttccattAACCAAAATTCCATCATCATCGTAACCCACTCCCtttccaaaccccccccccccccaaaaatgAAACCTATCTTCCTCACTTCATTcttttccacaactcaaaaccCCTGCCACCACTTCTTTCCATTTCGTTTCTCTAGTCTTCTGATGCCTGATGCTTTCCGAACCGTGACGCATTGCTCATATTTGGATTGGTTTGGTCGATATGAACAGCGATTATGAGATTTTTAAAGTGATTACTTTACGGCCTGACGAAGATGATGAACGAGTGAATGGAATGCTTTCTCTGCCAGAAGAGTCAGAGACAGAGTGGTGAATCTGTTTGTACTTCTCCACACCTAATAATTCCCTGGTTTTTGCAGGTTAAATGATGTTAACAACctcattttgtttctcttaACGTTATCTGACCTGATCAATTTGCAGATTGTATGAAATCCAAACTCTAGGTCTTCCAACAGTTTCCGGTGGGAAAAATCAggtggtggggtgggggtggctGTCTAGGAAGACCctctgccctctctctctctcgcacgGTTGCAATCCCCCAAACcctttaagggtattatggggagtTCACCCTGTtgaaagggtaattttgccattataaaaATGTTAACAACAACTTAACTGTAAAagactaacggactggacttaattgaaatataatcataaaataagTTCAGTCTTTGATCTTTTTTTCAAACTCTAGGTCTTCCAACAGTTTCCGGTGGGAAAAATCAggtggtggggtgggggtggttgtCCAGgaagaccctctctctctcttgcacgGTTGCAATCCCCCAAACcctttaagggtattatggggagtTCACCCTGTtgaaagggtaattttgccattataaaaatattaacaACTTAACTGTAAAagactaacggactggacttagttgaaatataatcataaaattaGTTTAGTCattgatatttttttcaaaCTCTAGGTCTTCCAACAGTTTCCGGTGGGAAAAATCAggtggtggggtgggggtggttgtCCAGgaagaccctctctctctctctccctcttgcacGGTTGCAATCCCCCAAACcctttaagggtattatggggagtTCACCCTGTtgaaagggtaattttgccattataaaaATGTTAACAACAACTTAACTGTAAAagactaacggactggactTAGCTGAAATATACTCATAAAATAAGGGCagtctttgatatttttttcaaagTATGGGAtgtccgtgacatattgaatacttatagggggtgtccgtgaaatttacccttgttttatttgtttaaatctaAAGGGTAATTATGTCATTTCAATTTTTGATTTGATATAAGTTAACACAGTTAATGTAGAGGGGGACggttgagttttttcaaaaccagggGGTTAACTGAGTTTtgattgaaaatcagggggtgatctgtaatttacccaataAATTTATAAAGGAGTGTATACTGTATAGAAGGAAAAACATCTATCACAAGTGAGATATACATTGTGctattacccaaaaaacaagAGTAAGAGATACATTATATCAAAGTTAAACGACTCTTATTAGTCACTGACCACTGTTGTTGCTCTTAGTTTCAAGCTTTATACGTCGAAGTTTCAATTCTCAGATCGATTTATACAAAGCGCCCAGTTCTTGGTTCCTACACTCCTCTCCTCCATGCCCGGCGACACTGCCCGAGGTAGCAATCCTAAAGAGTGACAGGCGaatattttccttctttaaatTTCGTTAATagaaaccaaacaaatttaGATAAAATGGGAGAATGACCATCACTGGGAAAGACACATGCACAGTACTTAGAGAGTAATTGTTGATCAGGACTCCATATATACGGGCCGAAGTGCGCAGATGgattagggagagagagagagacaaataaGGGGTTTGGGAATTGAACGAAATAACCCCCAAATGGAGTTGCAGAATCCACGAACAGAAGAGACAACTGAGAAGAGTAAAACACTTGGAATGGGGTAAAGAGAAATGGAAGAATGGAAACCAAAGGAAAAAGACATGAAGAAAATGGGGATTCAAAGCCTGTCATAGCAAGAAAACCCCAACAGTTTGGTAAAAATTTCACCCATATCACAGCAGAAAcggaaaacagagaaaaaaataaatcactCACAAATCACaaagcgagagagaaagagaaaaaggccaCACCTAATCATCAATAAGGGTATGTTACCTCTTAATTTCTATAATGATTCAAGTTCTCATTATGCGGTTAATTACACCTACCTGCAACACGATTCAGTCATTGGCATTATCTGGTAGGGACGGAGAATCTGTTTGAGTCTGTCAGTAGccgaggaggtggtggtggcggcggcggcggtggcggcgacgagagggagagggagagggagagatataGAGATGTAAGGGTCACGTTCTGGAGGGAGGTCTCTTCCAAACAATgcgaagaaaagagaaaaggcaGGGGATAGAAGGATGTGGTTTTTGGAGTTTTGGAGATGTctttcgagagagagagagagagagaatttttttgtcatttaaaaaaatttgacaaaaagtGTGAGTACGCACtttatagtatatatatatatatgtatggtgAAGATACCGGCTTTCATAACTTTTTTCTTATAGGTTTCTATCTGGGTTTTATATTGGTTTATGTCGGTTGGTCTGGTTCAATTATGGATTCTACGTGTTTTACAAAACcccaaactgaaatcaaatcaataaggTCCTTAGAAAATGCTGATATGACACTTCAAAATCTCACTTCAATCTTGTTTGATTACAAAAGCTAAGGAAATATCATTAATTGCTTTGTTTGTTGATGTGACATTTCTAAATTTCATCCTCAGTTCGAGATTTCGAttattattcattaaaaaaaataactttacctcaacatttccaTCCTAATAAAACCCCACTAACATGTGCATCCCATCTTTTCAACAATCTCACTccaccttcccctctaaacaatCGGGGTCTAAGGATTCGGTTTGATTCGATCCAGACTGAATTGGTTGGTTTCGAGATACCGATTTGGACTGGAAATTAACATCCTACTCACAATGCATTAATTATTTACACTACCAATCCTATCCCATGTCTTCATTCttcaattgaaattgaaattaaaaaatacaGAGTCATTTTGCAAGCCATACTGCAGGTTCTACACAAACAAACATATAAAATTGTtagaatttcattttcttttggggaGGACATGATAAGAATGTTTTGCCTTCTCTGCTCTGCGTTGCTCTACTGATTATATTGTTTACCAGCATCATTTGCAGTTTCTCTCTTTGATGTTCTGCATCTGCTCCACGGACGATGACCTGTGACGTCCAATTAGAGAGTCTGGTACCATCAATGGTACTAGGAACGAGTCCAGACATATCCCAAAAAATTTCCAATTCCACCAGATTTGGAAGTGTAAAAAAATCATCAGGAAATTTTGAAATACAAGTAAATCTGGTTCCCCGAAGGTTGAAGCTACGCAAACACTTCATTCTCCCCATTGATCTTGGTAGCTTCACTAGTTCCTTGCAATCCGCAGCATCTAATACCTCAAGCTTCTCTAATAATCCAATATCATCGGGCAACATCTCGAGTGAGTAACAAGATTTGAGAATAAGAATTTTGAGCTGACTCAATTCCCCAATGGACTTGTCTATGTTATCCAAGGACTCGCCATTTCCAAAATCTAATCGCTCCAAGAAAGGAAACCATGAAAAGTCTGGCGATTTAGAAAGATTTGAACAAGAACTAAGATTGAGAACTTTCAACTTTTGGAACCGCtgtcaaacaaagagaacaaATCAGTATGAGTTCAGATCTACTACCCACATGGAAACGGGTGGTCGAACAAAGTTGAACACATCAGTACGAGTTCAACTTTTGGTCGTCATATGGGTAGctgatttaaaaaagaaaaaaatcaaatgatggATCGAAAAGAAAATGTTAAATACTATACCTTATTTTCATCTTGAGGCCCAATATGCCAAGCTTGTTTAATATTGAGGCCAAATGATAGGTCGAGACAAACTAGTCTCCTTTGATAAAAATTGGTTGGTAGGGTATCCCAAGGACAACCTACCCACTTGAAACATCTTAGTGCAGAAGGAATGTCCAAAATATCTTTCTTAAACTCATTTGATTTAATTTCGAGATATCTTAGATTGGGCATCATCTTAAGGTGTTCATTAGTTAAATAAAAACTCTGTGAGTCATAGGGAAGGATCATGCCTTGTATCTTGTCAGTTCCCTACAAAAGAAAGTAAAGGAAATTGatgaacacacacacacaaatagagagagagagagagagagagagagagagagagagaaagagagaggtgacCTGAGGTCTTACCTTGTGTTCTTCAAGCACATCCAAGATATCGTCATAAGACCATAATCTACTACGCTTACCTGGCTCCATAGGGCTTTCTTCTTTGACAATACTTCTTCCCATGTCTCGAATTTGATCATGCATCTTCAAGACGTATTCACCATAACCCTCAAATTTCAGAAGGGATCTTTTGATTAATCTATTTATTGCTGATTTCGGATAATAACCACAAACTTCCCATATGTAAATTACAGTTTCTTTCAGCCATCCAATGAAAAAGCATGCAGCATCTAGAAATATAGCCTTTTTGATAATCATCTTCTAGATTATCGTAGCTTATCTTCAACCTTCTTTGGACTTTTGCAGGAggaatttctttcaatttttgcaATGCACTTTCCCACTCTTCTTTGCTGCTTATGTCTGATAGGTAAGACCCCAACACCTCTAGAGTTAAAGGCAAACCTCCTGAATAGTATACCACATCATGTGAAAGTTGTGCATAATCTTCATGAGGTTGGTCCGTTGAAAAGGCATGCAAACAAAATAGTTGAAGAGATTGTCTATGATTTAGTTCTTGAGGCCAATATATTTTACCTTTATCCACTTTAGACACATTCAAAATATGTTCGTCTCTGGTTGTTATTATGATCCTACTTCCTTGTCCAAACCAACCGATTGCACCAGCCAAAGCATCTACCTGTTCTGGACCGTccacatcatcaagaacaaCAAAAACCTTTTCTCTACAAAGACGTTGTTCTAtcaattttttccctttatgaATATCACTTACATCAATGTCTGTTTTAAAGATATCTTTAAGAAGTTGCTTTTGTAAAGACGCAAGACCCATCCATTGCAGTGCATGTTCTCTAACATCTGAAAGGAAACTATGCCTATTGAATTTTAAAAGGATGCGATTGTAGACTGCTTTTGCAATAGTTGTCTTCCCAATGCCACCGAAACCACAGATTCCCACAAATTGAACTTCATTGGAACCAATATTTAATAAAGATAACAGATGATTTACTTGGGAATCTATTCCAATAGGGTATTTACATTCAGCTAATTTGGTGCTACTAACCAATTCACGCGAAACCCTTTTGACAACTAATTCAACTAGCTCTGCTTGATCCCTGTAAACATTCATATCAAATGTAGAATCactaaatttttttaatggaatggAAAGCAGCTacaaataaacaataatgaGAATTTAGTATGAGTGAAAATTAGAAATATGCATGCTTGTATAAAAAGGAAGGGTATGGTGGcattcaaaatccaggtattgGATTTGGGATTAGtcaaaaattggatttgggaTCGgtcaaaaatgaccaaaatccagGTTTTTGTCGGATCGGGCTTGGATCATTAAAAAAcagtaataaaatataaaaaattgatacaGATCAgtaacaaataacaaaaaaagtcaaaaaacccaaaatatcaaccaaa
This window encodes:
- the LOC122650434 gene encoding disease resistance protein RUN1-like; the encoded protein is MNEASSSASSSGTSNFDVFLSFTGADTRKNFTGFLHKALKNNGINSFIDSENLWIGEAIGPTLLRAIEGSKILIPIFSKGYASSKWCLQERSHIFDCHKSKGQMVLPIFFVVEPSHIRNQTGSFEDPFCEHEKNFEPHIVKSWREALRIIGNLKGWVLKDDTNGDQAELVELVVKRVSRELVSSTKLAECKYPIGIDSQVNHLLSLLNIGSNEVQFVGICGFGGIGKTTIAKAVYNRILLKFNRHSFLSDVREHALQWMGLASLQKQLLKDIFKTDIDVSDIHKGKKLIEQRLCREKVFVVLDDVDGPEQVDALAGAIGWFGQGSRIIITTRDEHILNVSKVDKGKIYWPQELNHRQSLQLFCLHAFSTDQPHEDYAQLSHDVVYYSGGLPLTLEVLGSYLSDISSKEEWESALQKLKEIPPAKVQRRLKISYDNLEDDYQKGYISRCCMLFHWMAERNCNLHMGSLWLLSEISNK